The stretch of DNA GAATTTTATTGattacaacataaataaactaCAATACGCTTCAATTACAAAGGATTGTAAATTTCTAAAAGTATCAACTAATTTGGTTATACATATTCCACCGTTGAGAATAAAGGGAAATATATTTGGTTTTACGTTTCACCGTAATGATTTATAATTGCAGCATTGGGAAGGATTCTAATCGGGTTTCTCAAATTACCTTTGACTAATGTAAACTTCAAAATCAATTCAAACAATTTCGATTTAATTAGCCAGCTTCAGTAAAATAGCAACCCAAAGACAAATACCAAATAATATAAAAGACGAAATAACTGTAATGGAAAGATATGATAGGATAAACATGGACTTTGTTGCACTGTTTGGCAAAGCAGTGTCGTAGTTTCATGGTTTTAAACATAGTCAAATAAAGAAGATACagttattgataaaattttgtttttcaaacgAAAAGTTTATTTCCCCAGCAGTTGTTGGAGAGCTGCCAGAGTTTGAAGACCATCACAATGTATAGCCTCACACATTCACTCTGAAGCTTATATTACTAGCTCGTGCTTTCacttattctgtatttacatattatacagttacttacgtgtaggtattgattaggacgtcatgtgtttgtgagcgtaaaaCCATACGTTTAAGAGAACACGACGTGAGTTTCACttgtaaaataatgacgttaaaatgaatacctatccgcaagggaggaAACTTTGTATTATAGAAAGACGGACTATGTCAACACAAACCTAAGATGTTATtaaaaaatcaagaaattgaCAAAAAATCTCTACTGAAGCCTGATATATAATGTGTCCTACCAAAATACAAACTATGAAAACTAggttaaaataaaatcatcccGTAGTACAGTTAATATATCAAAAAATCGATACAAAAAGCATACACATATCTGCAATAACTAAGTCACCAAAACTGCATTACAATCGTGTACAATGAACCTGAAGTGTATTGTAGTGTGACACAAAATGTATCAGAGCATATCTACAGCATATTTAAAGACCTTGAGAACAGGTaacagttgatttttttttcttggccTTAAAAATAGCGCAAGCTCCTTGATGATTCTGCTAAACAAGTTGTAAGACCTtaccaaacaatatatattcgTTCACGTTCGTGACAAATCATGGAAAGTGTTTTTATCATTCATCGGTAGGTCTGTCATTTTTTAATCGTCGCGTGAGCAGAGGCAGACAAAATAGGGCTCCCTTGATAATTTCGTTTGATCACTCAATACGCATCCTGTCAAATCACGTCAAATATTTTTAGCGGTTTTTGTACAGGAATGTTGGAGAAGTTACATTTTCTATGAATGATAATAGTATTTAAGGTCTCCAAGGATTTCATCCTGTAAGGTTTCCATCACGATGTGGCAGCTCTCTATTGCTTCCGCGTCTAGTGTGTATTTCACGTTTTgagaaatatttaaacaatgCATCGCCTACGACACGTTTGACATATCTATTGTAACGCTCACTGGATAAAATTCGACCAATCGGTATGACGAACGAAATGTCTTATATAACTCGTAATTGCCATTCATCTTATTCGCTCTTGATTAATGCCGGACAACGATTGTACAATTTTCACTTAAACGAGAAGATTAATTTTTATGCAAAGAAATTGTTCTTGATCCGACAAAATCATCAACATTGCATATATATACCGTACAGCTGAGTGTTTTCGCGGGTTAACATTTTCTCGATTTGGTCCAATAACTTGGAAAAACAGAATTTAGTGAATCAAAATTTCGCGATGTGTATTCAAGTGCTTATATAATACAACCAATTCTTATTGTTTCACTGATCAATATTTTGAGATCACGTCGGTAACCCGCGACATCGCGAAAACATCATCCCCTTAAAAATAACTGGCTACAAGCTAGACATTTTATATTATGATACAGGTTCAATTCTAGGGACGTCGCGAAAATGATTCTATATATGGTGAATAATGCAGACCTCTTTATTTATTGTTCAAAGTCTTCAGATATTTAAAGCTCCGACGAAAACATCCGGAGTGAAATGAATATGATACACAATAAGCACATGCCGTGTAAGTTTTGTATCAGCTGTTTAGtgcaaaaagtgtaaataagaACTGACCGAGTCTGTAGTAGAATACCTATGATCTTTATCtgtttatatacataccatGTTATCTGTACTAGTAACTTGAGTTTTCCATTAGCTGCTTAGCTCAGATAACTAAATCAAAGCGAATAAAGGAATTCAATACCTAATAGCTAATTTCATCGAGGTTCTGTTTAAAGAGAGCTTGGCttgttttattacatgaacGTCATATCAACAGTCTGGGTAGTTAAATGACGACCTCCCACGTGTGCAGTGTGTTGCTGTGTGTGGATGAAGGTATGTTtagggaggctgcggtatgtatGTGAAGCGATTGTGACCTTTTTCTAGGTCTAGTGTAAAGATTTATTCACAACGCttgccatcctcgatattccaggagttccgatcacttacgatctctataaCGCTGGACTACCTGATATTAAAACTGAATGCTTGAACGCTCAATAACATTATAGCGATaaatagctgcaatattgtaggtcaaaagacttttagacagaaaatggtgtcgtctttagagctacaattggtgcctgttactgctaatggagcaaagtaatgattatgcaaaccattataaaatgtttgtttgcattttcatcgtacttgtttgatatcgcttacttacaaggcaataaaactgaaccacataaaatatcaaattctcatcgaggcattatttttttaacataatatatatgaaggtctttctgaggggaatttatacggcaagtccacaaattgtgaatttgacgtcttgtgagcgttacggtagatattaagaatggtagttatgtttattttggacaaaaataatatgtaaatgcatgtatacgcataaaataattcgaaacctacaaaaatataaagaaaactatgcccgagtgactttcggaggcagtgctccattACGACACATAAGGACctattcgtacccggccgaaagttatagtaggccgggtacgtatattcgttctaagcGATAAACATCTGACCTTATATAAAAGTTTGTGTCTGTTAAATTACGCCATCGAGGCACTAAACACAAATAAGCATAAACAGGTCCCGATGTCTCAAATAAGACACGAACTGCagtcaatatattctttttatttagcTAGTTAATGAAGCTACATGACCTCGTTCATTATCTAGGCTATATCTCACTGGCTAGGGTCGGTGTTCTGTCTGTATGCAAATATAAAGGTTAATGTAaggtttttaaacatttttatgatGTTATACTTACCATAACTGTATAGTTGCGTTCTTGCATATTAAAGTTTTGGTAACGTGTTTCTGAAATGAAATCTCGCTTGGCGCCCTTTCTTAGGGTTCTGCTAAGTTTTTGTGTACTATCGGAGTACCTTTCGATAATTCGTGTaattatttactatttcatggTTAAACTCAAAGATTACAAAAACTAAAACAGATTTATTAACAAAACTAGAAAACCTTATAACTAATTTGATGccataaaaatgaattaattggcAAATTAACTCGAACAATAAACTcgcatacatgtatctaatttgATTAGGCGTGGCGTGTTGTATATCACTTTTTCTATCGCTATGGAAACGACATTTTATTCATACACGGAATGTAAACGTgacaatgtacatgttattgGCTGATGACATTCCTTCAGAGAGACACTTTAACACGTCTTCAGTGGTGTCCGTGGTAGACTTAATTAATCACAGGAGTGAAGCTGGTCTAGCCATACCGTAGACAAATTTCATGTCGGATCTTCACAGTGAACCACAAATCAATGTGACAGCCGGAATAGGCATCTAAATCATAGCCGTACTTATTCTTATAACTGaaggatgattttttttatcaagtaTGAATATGTTAAATGAGACACTACGGCAAGAGGTATAGTATGAAAAGAATGTAGAGGGAATATGTTGTAAGACTCTTCCATATGTGTACATGAAGGAAAGGGATATTCTACATGAGAGTCACAACATGTTCTGAAAATTAAAGCTTATGAAAAAGTAGTTTCCCCTCATGTCTAGACGTTTTATTACAAATTTGCAACTATGATATcccttcattttgaaaaaaaatgtacgtgaattctccatacatgaaaattgtgtGATTTATTCCCCAacgcaaatcccgttgtttgtatttttatagTAAATGTAGcttagtttctgaaaaaaaggATAAGTTATACCGGGAAAGTatttttgttgacgctgtgacgatGTGCTCAGTCGATAAGTGTATTGCATTGAATACATTgagaaatattaaatataaaacgTAATATGAGGTTGTATCATATGCAGGTTTTGTATTGTATGcaatgtgtttgtgtgaatgtttatattttgggaggctgcggtacaTTCATATCGTCTCCTTGTAATGGTGATTATCCCACCCTGTTGAACGCTGAGCAGAaaaagaaactaccacttttatagactaagGTTTGTCTCGACCAGGAGACAGAACAAAGATCCTTCATCACATTGGCGAAAAAATGTTATCATACATAAAGTGATATTAACTATTCATAGCACgttaaaagcaaaattaatcaaaattaaacttCCTCATTATAGTCAGGAACAATTCTTTTCATATCATATGCCGTAATGATGACAAACCAGCagcaacaaaaataatattaacagAATCGGTTAAATGGCTCTTTAAAATAAAGTACTGATCCAATAACTTGGAAGCTTTTATAACCTCATTGTAGCAAAATAGTAATTCGTAAACAAGGTTTTTACGCCAAATGCAGCATGTTTTCAACAGTTGTTGGTTCAGTCGTCGCTAGTTAGAATGTAATCTTGTCTGGATTTAGAAGACAGAAGATAATTAAACAACTGTTGTCGCCAATCTGTTCCCAAATACTGTGATGTTATTTTCTTAATCAATGTTTTAATGAGGTTATCAAGTTACTTCAGATTTCTCCTGGcatcataattgtttttatgCTAAGGGTAACAGTATATGATAGTGACAGAAATAGGGTGATGGCAATGTGTTCAATGGTTTCAAGCTGTTGTAATAGTACATACGACACTACTAGGGTTGActctaaaagaaaaaaaaacccacctaaaataatttttaattgttGAAAAACTACAGTAAAGCAGGTCTATAACGAATACGCTTGCAACGAATTCATGGCTTAACACGTAACGTTGTACTGTTTATTTTCTGTCAATGTTCCTATAAAAcgtttgtaatatatttataacgaACTATGCATATATCGAAATAATTTCGCTAGTTTTTAGAAATTCGTTATATTAAACCATGTTTTACTAATAATGTGTAACATGCATACCGGTACACGTTTTACATGTAAGTACTTGTATTATTCTGGCATAACTATGGAACAAAATTATCgtgtattttgaattattattaaaaaagcAATATTACCTTAATtgaacataaaaaatgtatttctgttGGAATGGGGACAGCTATTAGCGTTCAGTCCTCTGTTAGATCTGTCAGCTGTAGGGCACAGATCGACACATTTACCCCTGAATACGTATTAAggttcttctaaatcaaagactagaccagttcaTTATGGAATTTCAGGGGACAGATTAGGTACACATGATGGTCTCCCCCTTGGATTCCTTCTCCTTGTAACCTCAACAGTCAGGTACACATAATTCGCATACGAAGCAATAAACTAATCCACCCTTATAGACCGCCGGGACTCTCCTAAATCACAGACTAGAGCAGTCCATGGTGACATTTTCAGGTTGAATAACATGCATTATTCTTGGAATCTCTCTTTCATGATGTTTGTAATCATTTCGTGGCAAGTCGCGGAGCATTAATGATGATATAACAATCAACGttaataatgttaaaatttaaatcGTTGTTTTTACggatataaaaaaatgtttatattcgttataaattttatattgatttttccTATTTTATTAATTCCTCTGGTACGCACAGACCATTGAGTATTTTGTGTTAAAGTTAATGCTTTGATAATGTGTTAATCCCGAGCGTAAGCATGGCACTTTACAATCTGTCTGTTCTCGTTGTTATGCAGTATTTCACCATTTTTGTGTGTCCTTTTCAGCGTTGTGATGTATTTattcaaaaactttttttaaaaataattacgtTTGATGAATTGATGAATGCGAAGTTTACTAAATCATAAGGAACGAAATTTAAGAGAATACAATTGCATTTTTTTGTCGAATCTTTTCCACATtgatcaaataataaaaaaactcaCATCACTGGTTATAAATGTCTTATTGGCGtaagtttatttaaatttcctgtagtaaaaatataattttagagCTACAAAAATCCAGCACAATATTATCAGTAAGACGTTCTCATTACTATGATATAACACCGTATCATAAACGATATGTAGATATTGTCTTTGAACGGTTGATAAATACTTTAATGAGTACAAGGTGAACAGTTAATATGATACATTCTGTAATATTCTTCACGCGCCACATGAACAATGAGATATAATAAGAGAATCGTTTCCTGTTTATTTAGAACATATTTCACCTGgaattattgtatttatttccaGCTAAATCCCGGAGTTCCAAGAAGGCCTCCAGTCGGACAGCACACAAGCGCTCCATGTTTCCGCCAATCACAGAGAAGGTTGCAGAGGAGGAACTGGAAGCAGAGGAGACCAAACGTTCCCCAGAGTCCCCTCTGACGCACCTCTACTATGGGTTAACGTGGAAAAACAGGGACTGGTCCGAGTTTCTCGGCAGCTGGGCTTTCGTAAATGGCGTGAACTCTAAAGGTATGTAACAATTGAAACTGAAACAAAGTGTCTTAATAACGCATCTATTCACGGGTAGCTTTCGGAGACCGTCTGGTTGTTGTTGCAGTCCTTAGACTGGTCCCCTTCTCGTAGTTCTCTAGTCTCCGCCAGGCTGTGTTCACTCtatgaagcgtacgcaagggaggcaGCTGAAGAGGGAACCAGTCTAGTCAGTCCTAACTGTGATCAGTAAGGAGTTTGAGATCTAGCCTGTACTGAGTATCAGTCATATGGCCCATGACCCATATTTAATGAACATGTTCATATTTAAGAAACAATAACTCATGTTAAAATAGTATAGATTATAAACTGGTTATCATCTCAAATTTTATAGATTGAAAATTAATGAAGATCTGGGATAAGAAAAGATCTCAGATTAGTAAAGATCTCAAATAcgatcaaaatatttaaaattagataatatttcaaAGGAGTAAAGACATCAACATAGTAAAGATCTCAAATTAGCATAATTTATGCACTTCCAATGAACTCAATTTGGCACCTGGCAGAACaaataaactttttattttcttgtttaatGAAAGTTTGTTATTATCTTTTATCATTAATTCTTATTAAAATAACTATTCTAATATCCTGTTTATCatcattttgctgttttaaaTGGAACGATTTGCTTTGTTTTAGATAATGATCTTGGTATGGGAAAATAGTAGGTAGTCAATAATCTAATGACCAGCTGCTTCATCCGTGTTTACTGTTCTACTAAAACCCTGCTTTTAGTACCTTTTATCGCctgatttaaaaaatcaaacattcGATCGACTGCTGGGACATTCTTCATTCGTAATAATATTCTTTGACTATCTGCTTTTGAAAGAAAGTGCATATTTCTCGCGCTCTTGCTAGCACTTTACAATCAACTCAGTTACCTGTCTATGCCCTGTGCTTGCTAAGTTTTCAAGGCTTAAATTGTTATGAACAATTTCGCAAAACAAACTAGCTTAAATGTTTTTGCAACGTTTCAAAAGACGCAGTTGTGCGTGCACCATTATTTGGTATCTGTTATATGTACGTCTTGAGCATTGCCACTTTCGCTTCGTATAAGCTATGGCAGTTATATGTGTATTAACGAAAAATACGAAAggtaattaaatttaatgatcATAGAACAAAGTCGTTCAGtaacatatttgtataaaatgtgGTCAATAATCGGTTTTAGAAGAAATGCTAATAATAGAACGCtattattattcacaattaCGTTGAAATTCAAGCACTAAGGACAATGAAACGTGCTTACTTTTCACAATTACACTGAAATTCAGAACATTAGAACGTGCATACTATTTCTAGTTACACTGAAATTCAACTAAAAGAACAATAGAACATGCTTACTATTTGTATCAATGCAGGTAAAGGCGTAGGGCGGTTGAAAATAATTTCGAATTTTAATGGAACAAGGGGGAATGGCAAATATATGAATCAGGAATTTCTTTTAATTCTAATTTTTCATATTAACGGGATTTCACTAAATATTGTTTTCCTTCTGTAGCTCATCACGCAGAAATTATCTTAATACATGTCTTAGAggcatatttatatacatttaacaagttataactcatttctaataaagataatattttcTATGCAAATTTCAACCACagtgttttgaaatattttcgtTTATGTAAGTTTAAACTGCATGCAATTTTTACATTGCGATTGCAACCTGGTTTTTTTAttccaattttacttcaaagTTGAAATAACTTGTTTTGACGTTTGGAAactaatattttcataaagcTAACACATgccgtcacaatcaatacctacccaaaaGGGAAGATTACTCTGCAATTGACAAGTgcataataaataataataacatttgtTACAAGATACAAGTAAATGATGCAAATCATGTGTCGGGCATGCTTTCCGATTTTACATGAAGGATTTTGATATATTaacgattttgttattttgctGTATGTTAAATACAGGGTTATTTTTCTTGATAATCAatgtaaaacaatgtaaaaatcaATGTTAACCTAAAATATTCAGAAGGAATTTTCTTTTCTGTCTTTCAGATTTCGATGGGCTAAGTGATAGTTTCGATGATTGCTCTGATGAAGACGATGTGTTTATATCAGACGACTCATTAAATGACACGGATACTGATTTCGATGCTGAAACGGATACAACGTCACAACCGGAAAGTGATGGTTACTATGGAAACGACACACGCTATAACAGTGACCTCCCAGAAAGTTTAAACGGAGGCATCACGATACCAAACCttgtgtttgaaaataaaaacctCGTTCGGAGCAAAGGACACGCCGATTTATCGTGTTTTACTTCAACTCGACCATTAACGTTTGCTAAGGACGAAAACGCCAACAAGAAAATACTTCCGAATGACGACAAGCATCTGTGTAATAATGTAACCACAGCGCCACCTTCCGACCATAAAAGTGACTCTTTCAAATCAGAACCGGAAATGACCTATTCAACGGGAGATAACtcacataataaaataaataaactggATTTACCATCACATTCTATGGGAATAAACTGGTCTGAAATATGTTTCATGTTGTCAGGATCAGCGTCGATAGCGCTGTTTATGGACGTACCACCACATGTGTTTATTTTCTCCATTATCATCAGTCAGTTATTTTATATACTAATACGATTCCTTTTAAATTCggaataattttcaaatactATTTTAGTCTGCTGTCATGGTCAACATTATTGCCAGGTATTACAAGCTTAATGCGATGTACATTACAATGTTAGATTCTATGCAATTTATTGAGATATACCACAACATCTCATActattaaaggcccattacctttcttCAACTTAATAGTGAAATGTTTCGTGAGAGATACgcataaaacatttaacaaaattattttgtttcaacGTGAAGGCCGTTTATGTGACTCTGTCGCTTCGCAACGTTCCGTTtggcaacggagaatgacaTTGAGATATGTGTAGCCTTAGTTGCGTAGTTATTGCATAAACTAAAAACAAGATTTCATCTTAGGCTATCGATATAAATTGTGGAATGTTATTATATCTTTTAAGAAACTTTTTCTTTTgaaaaggtagtgggtctttaagaggCGAAATTTAATTTCATAGAATTTGTTTCTCacaacatttgtatatatattataaatggtTGTATTTATTTCGACTATTGATTATaaagataaaatcaatttttcgTGGAGACCAGATTTAAATTAGGTTTAcctatgtttaaaaaaatccgTCTATGTCTTATGTCCACATAGAGTatttctgatctatcagagttacttcccttccacTCACTCTTCAATACTGGAGGAGTAAAGtaaggggagtaactctaaGATCGCGAAATCAAATCTCTGTGAAAACAAGTTGAATTACTATGTTTGGTTTAAGATGATAGTAAATATACAGAGTCAATGGTAATTAAGTCAATGGTAATATTtactatatttatatgtttcGGTAGTTATGATACAATGTACACTCATTCTCCACAAACAGATGGAGTATACTTACAGTACAACTCCACCCATTCTCCACAAACAGATGAAGTATACTTTAGTTAGGCAACATATTTACATAATCCAAATGGAATGCTGGCATTCCGTTTTGTGGTAGTGTAGTTGTTCTATTGCAGTGGcgtttctttaaatattttattggctAATTGTGACATAACTATACTACTTTAAGACATAACACTATtatgtttactttttttttagGATTGTAAGTTAATTAAGCATTAGACGATGTACTGAAAGAAGTGTAAACCAATGTATTTTTGCGGACGATAGAAATATCGCAAAAACGTCCTTTGGTATAAACGCGATTTCCCCCCGCAAAAATACAATTATCTTGttgtacaattaaaaaaattgaaaaattaatgtTTCAGTTGCTCTAATTCGTTACAAGCTAtgaaaacattgttatttttttatagagATGTTAAGGTTCCTGTTAAGAATAATATGCATTCAAACAGTTTCTACTGATAACGGAGGTAAAGACATTTAGGATCTTAAATGGGTGTTCATGtcatttatagatttttttatgcGAATCTGAAAAGTTTTTATtattgcgagccttggcgagtcaataaataaatattcgaAACAAGTTTCACCATATCTCAAATGGAATGAACccaaatttaagatattttatcacgTAATTACAAAAACCTACTTTTCGAAGAATATCAACGTCAAGATGTGCTGCTAATATCCAGGGGAGACGGTAATTTTGTTCCGCTGTTGTCGTGTCTTAGCGTCACGTTTTTTTATGTCAATTCATTGTTTCtgtcatgatgtcacaataaacTTCCTGCCCGGTACAACCAATGGGATATATCCGCTTATATTGTACTAGTGTCGTATGCAAAAGTACTTGATGGCGAAATCACTGTATATCAGGCGAATTGTAGGATAATAAAGTTTCTAAGGCAGAGGAATTGTTGAACCTCGTTAACACAAACTTATATAGCTAGTTTTGTTTTTTGCTTGTtgtaaatttcaaaacattgcAAGTTAATGTCAAATATGTTCAAAATTTAAGTTGcacattttaatttaaagtatatgaAAAGGATTTGATGATTAATTTCTTCAATTCACTTATTAAAGGAAACAGGAAGTGAGTTCAAAACAGTTTCATTTTAGTAAAAATGTAAGAACTTTACACAGGAATAGGTGAAGTGTTGAAACTTATACTTTTTGTAAATAGTCCTATGTactaattcattttttataaaaataaataccttCAGTTTGGTTTATGTCAATGCAGAAAAAGGAAATGATAAGATGTAGTAAGAATATTCCTTGTACATATAcaactgtatatatttaatatgtatatgtgtatatgggtagaaacattattttgtatatacaagATAATACtgttatttaatgattattataaaagtttgaaaagcaatAAAAACTCAGGTCAAGCGTTGATAGGTTAAGTGTTGATGAGTGATTAGATAAgacaataaattataattataccAGCGAACATGAGTTTGTTATGTATTTAACATCACAATATGATacacaggggttactatcactgtcgttatgtcctctatattccaggggttactatcactgtcattttatcctcgatactccaggggttactatcactgtcgttatatccccgatactccaagggttactatcactgtcattatatcctggatactccaagggttactatcactgtcgttatatcctcgatactccaagggttaccatcactgccgttatatcctcgatactccaagggttaccatcactgccgttatatcctcgatactccaagggttactatcactgtcattatatccccgatactccaagggttactatcactgtcgttatatcctcgatactccaagggttaccatcactgccgttatatcctcgatactccaagggttactatcactgtcattttatcctcgatactccaagggttactatcactgtcgttatatcctcgatactccaagggttactatcactgtcattatatacccgatactccaagggttactatcactgtcgttatatcctcgatactccaggggttaccatcactgtcgttatatcatcGATACTCTATGGGTTGCTATCACTGTAGGTATATCCTTGCTACTCctggggttactatcactgtcgttatatcatcgatactccagtggttactatcattgtcttATGTCCCCGATACTCCAtgggctactatcactgtcgttatgtcctcggtactccaggggttactatcgctgtcgttatatcctctatactccaggggttactatcactgtcgttatatcatcgatactccagggctactatcactgtcgtaatatccccgatactccaggggtttctttcactgtcgttatatcctcaatactccaggggttactatcactgtcgttatatccccgatactccagtggttactatcactgtcgttatatcctcaatacttcaggggttaatatcactgtcggtatatcatcgatactacaggggttactatcactgtcgttatacccTCGAttatccaggggttactatcactgccgttatatcctcgatactccatggggttactatcactctcgttatatcctcgattttccaggggttactatcactgccgttatatcctcgattctctaggggttactatcactgtcgttatatcctcgatactccaagggttactatcactgtcgttatatcctcgatactccaagggttactatcactgtcgttatatcatcgatactccaggggttactatcactgtcgttatatcctcgatactccaggggttactatcactgtcgttatatcatcgatactccaggggttactatcactgtcgttatatcctcgatattccaggggttactataactgtcattatatcctcgatatttcaggggttactatcactgtcataatatcctcaatacttcaggggttactatcactgtcgttatatcctctatactccaggtgttactatcactgtcgttataacctctatactccaggggttactatcactgtcgttatatactctatactccaggggttactatcactgtcataatatcctctatactccaggggttactatcactgtcataatatcctctatactccaggggttactatcactgtcgttatatcctcgatacttcaggggttactatcactgtcgttatatcctctatactccaggggttactatcactgtcattatatcctcgatactccagtggttactatcactgtcgttatatcctcgatactccaggggttactat from Argopecten irradians isolate NY chromosome 15, Ai_NY, whole genome shotgun sequence encodes:
- the LOC138308495 gene encoding uncharacterized protein translates to MSDLEEDGSSRFDNIDLDSILGRVERRGPLTFTKKRCLYRAPEFVKRLCGEETVDEGSTVSFTCKVVAFPKPSLTLYKDGEPVIDHSRINIEPGEAGEYSLVLRKVTKKDEASYRCKAENDEGSSSSTIYIAVKAKSRSSKKASSRTAHKRSMFPPITEKVAEEELEAEETKRSPESPLTHLYYGLTWKNRDWSEFLGSWAFVNGVNSKDFDGLSDSFDDCSDEDDVFISDDSLNDTDTDFDAETDTTSQPESDGYYGNDTRYNSDLPESLNGGITIPNLVFENKNLVRSKGHADLSCFTSTRPLTFAKDENANKKILPNDDKHLCNNVTTAPPSDHKSDSFKSEPEMTYSTGDNSHNKINKLDLPSHSMGINWSEICFMLSGSASIALFMDVPPHVFIFSIIISQLFYILIRFLLNSE